A stretch of the Lineus longissimus chromosome 12, tnLinLong1.2, whole genome shotgun sequence genome encodes the following:
- the LOC135496872 gene encoding uncharacterized protein LOC135496872 isoform X1 yields the protein MANNQGVDPRISDLDLRPREATKDTALLGKTRRLNDLTCLEIVFVIFSVLGLIACFVLTVIKVIGYTGDDFTFAILIIVNTAVCFYYIFDGIFRERPYELAIFVIATTIVVVYVIVNFADTEGWHDTVKLIRFIFAIVFAPFLVIVGCIITRDYNESGNLIFRTVGASAELQSCCKIMFFTSSIIKLDFQIAMSMIVLVLRNGRIIGQLETITLAVGIPVTVLWLILGFWCMRFENKIATWIFWLTGWMEPAYVIYKIVQEVLPPPEQSPTQTPHESQALTAVTYTCAAIALIIRIAVVILMILVYRNYGKGLKEKIFKEGGSIKREETVTYSSFKAKGYD from the exons ACACGGCGCCTCAATGACTTGACGTGTCTAGAAATCGTCTTCGTAATATTCTCTGTCTTGGGCTTGATAGCCTGCTTCGTACTAACTGTTATCAAGGTGATTGGTTATACAGGCGATGATTTCACGTTTGCAATTCTCATCATTGTGAACACCG CTGTTTGCTTCTATTATATCTTCGATGGCATCTTCAGAGAGAGACCGTATGAATTAGCCATCTTCGTCATTGCCACCACCATCGTGGTGGTGTACGTCATAGTCAACTTTGCCGACACAGAAGGATGGCATGACACAGTCAAACTT ATCCGATTCATCTTTGCGATTGTCTTTGCTCCATTCCTGGTCATCGTTGGCTGCATCATCACAAGGGACTATAATGAATCAGGAAACTTGATATTCCGTACGGTTGGTGCAAGTGCGGAATTACAGTCCTGCTGTAAAATTATGTTCTTCACCTCAAGCATCATCAAGCTGGATTTTCAAATTGCG atgagTATGATAGTTTTAGTCTTACGAAATGGTCGCATCATTGGACAACTGGAGACTATCACTCTTGCTGTGGGTATTCCAGTCACTGTCCTCTGGTTGATATTAGGATTCTGGTGT ATgagatttgaaaacaaaatagCAACGTGGATATTCTGGTTGACAGGGTGGATGGAACCAGCATATGTCATCTATAAAATAGTGCAG GAAGTCCTTCCTCCACCAGAGCAATCGCCGACACAAACTCCCCATGAAAGTCAAGCTCTCACAGCAGTCACCTACACATGTGCCGCAATAGCCCTGATAATACGCATTGCTGTTGTCATCCTCATGATACTAGTCTATAGAAATTATGGAAAAGGTTTGAAAGAAAAAA TATTTAAGGAAGGAGGGTCGATTAAAAGAGAAGAAACTGTGACATATTCAAGCTTCAAGGCTAAAGGTTATGATTAA